The Chroicocephalus ridibundus chromosome 3, bChrRid1.1, whole genome shotgun sequence genome includes the window TTTTCCAATTCACACTCGTTTATTcaatattattattccttttttttttcctgcagaaagacaCTGCAAGAGAATTACCAGCATTTGACCCCCAAGCAATATTCTCACAACCCAAAAAGAAACACGATCAACTCTTAACTCCCGATCATCCCGCATGGTTGGAAGGAAGCGGTTCTGCCATCACTGCTCCTTCTCCATCTCTTGTATTTCGGCTTGCATTTGCTGACGAGACGTACCACTACAGCGTAGCCATACTCGTACTTCTGCTACTAATCGtactttccttgttttttctttgatgttcCTCTTCCGATGTCTTCAGTGTAAGCGCAGCGCTGTCCCCATCGCCCAGTTTTTTCTCAGAGTTTCTTCACTGAAGATTTCAGTGTCAGGGGcttgaaaaagattttttaaaatagctattgACAGTGTTATCTCTTAAAGGCAAGTTCTCTTAAACTTTCCACATCTGCACGTCATCGTTACATATGCACTAGACTATTTGTACAAGGCTGCTTTGTCTTACCAGTGTTAGGAGTCttgggggtttgttgttgtggttttgtttaggttttttgggggttttttttggaaactggATCTTTGCAACAGCAACATTAAAAAGGTATTATGAAGTACAGGGGGGCATGGTATTTAATTACTCTGACGCTCAGATGGCGATAACTGCTGTGTCTTTGCGCTGTTTCAAAAAACCTTTACTAAAATACCGATGGACTAAACACAGGGGAAGTTGAAGTCTTCCTCTCTTCATTCCAATGTGTAAAGGGAAGATAGTAGCCTGTTACAGTTTTTGCCGTTATTTAATCTACCACACGCTATTTAGTTCAACCACTCGCTTTCGTTAGATTCCCTTACCTTATTACAGTACGGACATTCACCAAAGATGACATTAAAACTCTGTCTGCTAGAAGGAAGACCTTGTAGCCACTGCAACACAAGGAAGTGGattaaaattcacatttgtttCTTATCAAATTTAAGAACGATCTCGTTAGCAGGGTTTTTCCAAACAGAGTTCATTTGATCGAGACCTGACACGGTGCGTGTCGAGTCAGAGTCTGTATCACCCAGTGAGGCAGGTTCCCTTCCCCAGGGCCTTCTGTAGGAATCGTGGGTGGGAAGACAAGAGGAAGCACTGAAAGTTCAGTGTGCAACGCTTATTTTCTAGAATCTGCAAGTCGATGCAGAAGTCTGTCCCGTTAATTACTTTACCTCGTACAGGCAAGTCTGGTGAAAGGGCTGTCCGCAGCGGGGATCGTCGCACACGTGATCCGGAGTAGTGCCGTTGAGGCGATAGGCGTAGCAGATCCCACAGTCCTTAGCAAAATCCTGAGAACACAACACCTTTCACTTGGCGGCCAAGGGCAAGGGCGAAACAGGGCTGGTACCACAGGCAACGCCTTCAGctgtttgtctttgcttttgcagCTTTTGTTACTTACAGTTActaaatatttttgccttcacTATCTGTGTCTACACCATTAGGGTATGAAGAGCGAGAGTAGTTGCCAGATGTACAAGACTTTGCTAGGTTTTATTTTATCCTCTCACCGAATTACATCTAGTTTGATGAGCATTTTCATACTTTTGGGCcccactgtttcttttttattaaacacGATGATTTGGCGTTACGTTTGGACGTCAGACACAACACCTCACAGTCAGACATTAACTTAAAAATTTTACAAGTGAAAGTGAAGCTAGTAATCCCGTGGTACGGCATTGTCAAAAATTAATTCCAACTTTGAAATGCACCGGTATTTGGACGGCCTCTTGTCCCCTCTAAGCAGCTCCACCTAATTAGAACTTAAGTCACCAACATCCATAACAGACTGTTTGGATTTTCCACATCTCATTAGCTACTCTGGaacttcctctctcctttttaatAGTGCAGCCCGTTATTAATCGCCTTACTGCTATGAAGGCCACAGGAAGGTGTGCACCTCTAATCAAAGGTTAACAAGCTCTGACAATTGTTGCTTGAAGTTCAGACGTCCTTACGGCAATATATTAATCCAATTACCTCTCTCTGAAGTCTCTTATTTTTGCTGGCAGTTATGAAGTGACcatttaaattttacttattGAGAAATAACAACTGATCATTAATAAAAAGCAACTTACACTTTTTTCTATCACAGCACGAGAAGGAAAATCTATTTCCAAGAGGTCTTTCAAGTTTTGTAATAAACTGATTTCTGGATCCCTgcaggtgggagagagggagagaaaagtcAACACTAGGAATGGCAAACACCGTTTCACTTTCAAACCGACGTTAGGGAAGATGCTTACCATAAGTGCATGTTGTTGTTCAGCTTCATTCTCAAAGGGTTAACCGCTGCAAAACACGTACATAAACCATTATGTCATCTTGAGGATCCTCTTCACTCCTCCCCCCCAGGCTGACCTCGGATTTCAGCACTGAAGGGGGAAGgcatgggttggtttttttaaattatttcaggaacCCAAGTCAATGACTGCtcttaggtttttgttttggaaattctTTACACTAGTGCTTGAAATATCAGACTGTTGAAGATACGATCCTGTTTACCTTAACTAGTTGGTAAAAAGCTCTGGGACGCAGAGTAGATCTAAAGGATTTCCAAACACTATTAGGAcatatgtaattcttttttttaaaggaagtataTTAAAATACAAGCACGACTGGCTGATCATCTGTAGGACACAGGGTTCCCTCTAAACTGTGCTAGGAAGGCACTAGAAAAAAGCGTGGCGCTCGGAGCAAACCAGCACGCTGTGGCTTTAGGCTGGTAAAAACCCCGGCATCTCCTGTGCGCAACAGCCCTACGCGCACGGGCAGCCGAATTCCCAGCCCTGCTTAGGTACAGTTTCCCCCGGGAGCTGACGCTGGTATCGTATCTGCTCCCTGAGATCCGATTCTAGAAGAGAAACAAACAGTGTTTGTGCGCTGCCTTACCGTGATCTGCTCCGAGGAAATAACACTCGGGGAGCATGTTTGGATGCCGCGGGTCTACCTCTATGTTCACAGAGACGTTGGTCCCTACAACGAAAAAGCAAATAACTCATAGGGGAAGTTTCCCTTTGCAGTCAAGTATTTGGAAAAGGAAACATTAACcggcttttaaaagcagttttaaattgGTTAATTCAGGGTGGTTTTCGTTACAACAAATACTAAACAAGTTGGTGGGTATCCAAATTAATTCTACAAAATATCAGCACATATTAAATACTTAAATTTCAATGGactgtaattaaaaatgacaACTGATTAAAACATCCCGCCAATCTTGCATTTCTTATAAACCCCTCTTAACCTTAAGACTTAAACTTATTTCTGAATAATCAAACTGAAGCTAGATGACATAATCCATTTGAAATCTGAGTGAAATTTTAAAGGGAGCAGAGTAATGGTTATTAATTCCTCGTCATCTTCTACAGTCAAAAATAGAAGCATCAAGACAATATTACGCAGTAAAAGTCAGTCCTCTCCACAGCATGCCCCTGGACTGACCGAACAACGGCACAGGCATCTTTCGGAAACAGCAGTTCTTTTAGAAGATACCCCGTCATCCTCATAAGGTTACTACTCGTAAGGGGTAAGCAGCTCAAAAATCTCCTGCATCCAGCTTAAAAACCTCACCgcaaattaaagtaaataaataaaataaataaaaacaggtgAAATCCAGTGGTTTTTGTAAATAAGAAGTATGTTAGCCTTGCCCTCCTTGAAGAAACTGGGAGGAATGAAATCCACACACACGTTGTTGTCCGACTCAGGCCATTTTCGCGGGTTGCTGGACTTTTTCTGTCCCTCCCGTGCACCCCGCTATCTCCTTCCCGCTGCAGGTTTCGGGGACAGCTGAGGTCCACTTTGGTCCACTGTACGCTCTCCAGATTTCTACAGTGTGCAACTGACAGGGGGTTTCAGCTAAAAATCGGAACTCTTCTTTCAAAGGTAACGTTTCCCCCTGTATCTGCCCGTGGCAAGTTTCTCTTTGCAATTACAAGACTCCTTCTCCTATATATATTAAGACCTTAAAATGCCAGACATCAGCATATGAATTACGGTACTTTTTCAGAGGGTGAACACTGTAAGCCTCTcacttcctctcttctcttctttctttgtccTTTCCACCTTCCTGTTTTAagccccttttttcccttttggctgCACTCTAATATTCCTTTCATTCTTCCCGGACAGGATCAATCTAAAGTAatagtctgttaaaaaaaaatggaatttgtgAATGAGATCAGGGCTTCACCTAAGCTGATTCTTCACAAATACGGATTTTTCTAGAGTTATCGTGCAAGTCCTCAGTTTTGACAGTTACATGTTCATAATTTACAAATACACACTATTTTCCTGCAGAAACTTTCATTTTATGTAACACCATAAAGTGTAATTAGCTTCCTACACAGGTTCGGTATACTCCggaaggttattttttttaatacgcaGAGTAAGAGAGTGGCGTCTTGCTGGTTATAGGCGCTACTTTTCATTGTCCCACCTCAAACAAGCGCCCTCTAATTAGATAAGCAAAGGGAAAGAGCACCCCAGTTTTACTTCTCAAACCCACTGTATTCCTTCAAGTCTTCCCTACCTATCGCAATTCTTCTTGTTGTAGCCGCCCGTGCGGGGTTTTCTGGCTCAAGCACCCACGTCTGCCCATCGATTTCATCCATGGCATCCCAGAATTCTTTCAGCGATTCTAACGCCGCCAGGAACTGATTATAAATGTCTATTAAGGAGttctaagaaaagaagaaatttaaacaaGTTTTGTATAGTTTCCACCTACAGCCACatagaatatttaaaaacaaactggaattaatttaagaaatgttaaaatctAGTAGCGTTAAACGTTAAACTTCACATTTCTTTGCTGAAGCAAGCCAAAGGAAGACTAGCTGTATCCCGAGCGCGACGTACATTCTCTGGTCCTGGTAGTTGCAACGTGGTGTGATATACATACATCATGCCTGGATTCGATACTGGTTTATTACTCTTTTTCACAAAACTTCTCTGAAAGCCGGTGACAACTATTAATTTGCATTCTAACTTGTAACAAACCACCgtaaaattaaagtaaaaatcatCATTATCTACTATTAAACTTCTGACATTCTGAGATTTCGTCTCTACTTCAGCTGAGCAACACGGCCGTGGTACCAAATAGAAATACACCAAAATACCCACATAACTAAAGTAgcgtatttattttttaaaggctctAAGAAATGTAGCCTAGCGATGTCATAATTATCTCAAAATTAAGCAGTATAAAAACAGGTACTTAACATTAGATTTCAAGCCATGTAAATACGGTAAGAGAAGGAGAAACCGTCTAATAATCAGAGGATTACACTCAAGGGATTTCAATATTTGAGAGTGGATTAGACGGaatcagaaaaatctttcattaTACAGGACAATACAGAGAGCAGCAATGCgaaagatgtttttttaaactcatcGGGGAGCACAAAAGAAGTAGCTGTTTCTCCGGGGAAAGACTTCTTTGAGTAGAGCAAGCGCTCAGCAGGCAAGTTAACAGCTTTCCAGAGGGCACCAAACGCCAAGATGAAtttagggaagggaaaggaggtgAAGAACGCAAGAGGGGAAAGGGGCGAGGTCCGTTTGGAGCAGTGCCCACGCGGGGTCCGCGCCTGAGCTCAGACGGAATCCGTGGGGGGAGCGGGAAGCGCGATGAGGAGGCGAGTGGGAGAGGGAGAGCCGCGAGAAGGTGGCTTGGTGGGAGACGAAGCTGCCACAGCACAAAAGGGAGGGTGGCCAGAAACTGGCCAGAGGCGGCCCCGCAGGGCGAGCGAGGCGGGGTGGTGTGTGGAGACAGACTCTTCCCAGAGAACGCCTTGCCTCAAATTGTCTGCCAGCAGGAAACTCCAgagtagaaaagaagaaatggctTGGGAGCACCGAAGGGTACTTTGAAATCGCTTACAGAGAACAAGAACACAACCGAACCGTTCAAGGTGCGAGGACAAGCAGGAAGGACAGGAGAGACCGGCGAGACTTCTGCAGCTGGCGTAAAGGACGttttaaaaaaccagaaagatgTCCCCGGGCCAAAACCCATCTGAAATCTGGCCCTTGGTACAAGTTCTTGgggtcaaaaagaaaaagcaaactaaaTGTTTGGTTCGTAGAGAGGTATTTTTCTATAAACACctctattctttcttttttttttttaatttaactataAAACATGGAACGGTTTCCTTTAATCTTTAGTAATTATGTTCTTCCTTGCTCACCTGgtcaaaaagaagcaaattaTATGAACATTCTCAGATGAAGAAAGGTATTTATATGTAACAAGTTTATCTATTTTACGCACacatattttagaaagaaacagCGTCGCTTAGaaataaaatgctacattttttcctgctgttattaaattatattaaagtaGGAAAGCACTTAAGCAGAAAAGTGTGAATACTGCCAATCTCCAAATGTAACGCTTAttatctttaaaagcattttgttacTTTTATAATACCTGAAGTGATATAATAGTGTCAGTCACTTAACCACATCTTAGAGTATAATATCTTCATCTTAAGTACtattatttccagtattttaataattttcacacAGTCCTGAAATGTGATCTTTTGTGCTCTGATGACACTTAAATTAATAGCATAATTTTCTGGTACTTGCAACAGTTgctttccattttgattttttacatttttctatatcACACACAGATAAATCCTCTAATAATCATTTTTATCTTTATCTTCCGGGAATTCAAAGGGTTTcactagaaaaaagaaacatcaaggGATTATAACCCACAGATAAGTTTTAAAATCCAATTAATTTTAATACTAATTGTAATTTTTCAATGATGTTCCTTAAAAAGGtagttaaatctttttttttaacgcGCTGTTCGTTTGATCTTATTTGCATGCTTCATTGATGTTGCCAGCTGTCTCCTGCTCTATACATAAACGCATCTATAGCTGTTTAACTACATCACACGCTTGTCACGCAAGCCGTGAAAACTATAGTATTCCTTTTTATTTGATTAACCAACTAATTTTTGGTCATTGCCCGATACGCTTTTAGAGTGCGATCATGCGCTTGTTTGTCTACACTACACCGAGATAGTTGTTAATAACGTCAAACAGCGCAAACTCTTTGTTTCTTGGGAACCTTTGTACGAACGCATTACAATTTGCATGAACTATGGCAAATATTCTTTGGAAAATAAGCCACTCATAATTCAGGGTAGCATCACTCGCAAAGCCAAACTCGTTACTCCATCCAACATCTGGACGCACCCGTTGCCGAGAGGAACATACCGTCTCTTCTACCAAGAACAAGTCCCTGGAGTTTAacacttttgtttccatttctgcgCTCTCATCTCCATCTCATCACCGGCAGCTCCCCCTGCcaattccttccttctttttttattttactccaaTTCAAACACTTTCCCCAGCTTACCCCTACTGCCCATACGCCGTTTCCTTCAATCAAAGGAATGAGGAGGAACTGAAAAGAGAGTCACTCTGCTCTTGGGGCTTATTTCTAGAGCCACGGAAAGTCTCGAGTCTGTGCCTACCAGAAAAATCCACGAAGCCTTCCAGCAAGTTTCCAGAAATGCTATAGGTATATATTTCAAACACCCACTGCAAATCCTGGATAAACTAAACATTAATTAAATGATAGTAAGAATGTTCTAATTCAGGTAAATACAgcacattttattaaaatttattttttaaaaaagattaaaatatgatcttttttctgagatttttttgctaaaattctTCCTAGCACAGAATTTTCTTATCCAGAATTAAAACAACTGCGAAGTCTCCTAATGGAAAAGGTAAATAGCCTAAACTATAGATGTTGTTACTCGCTGGCCCTGTAGGAATTCACAGACAGGACACAATTTAATAAAGTCAACAGTTGTTGGATGGAAAAGGGATCAGCTGCCATCACCGAAATAATTTTTGATTCTTTAGATCTGTTTGGAAACAGTTTATTTCTCACAAACGATAGTTTAACAATTTCCCCCCTCCTTGGCAGAAAGCAAACTGAGACCCAACGCTGAAATCTTTCTGAAGTGCCTTGTCAGCCATCTCTGGGGCTTGTATTTATAGACGCATATAAAGCTGGTGTCTGTGAAGCTCCTTTGCTAAGAAAAAGCACAAGTATGATGccttttactgtgttttcatcaaaataactgaagaataatttcattcatagcTGTACCTTCTGAATCTCGTATTACCGTTTCATCGCTGGCTGGCTGCATGACCTCATTAGTCATTAATTTCCACTCTCCCGACCTTCATGTCGCCGACCAGGTGGGCAGTGGGCAGTCTAGGAACGACACCCTGACGTGAGGGCAGCAGAATATAGATGCACCGAAACCGCAGAAGCCTGCTTACGGCGTCTGCTGAGATGTGGCGACAGCGCGTTTATCGGGTTATTCAGACAAAGAATATAACGGGAGTAAGTCGATGTTCTTGCACTTGTCATTGAGAAGCACTCTGCATTTATTTGGCACTTGTaacagtggcagcagcagcattgcCCTTGGTGCTGATTTCTTACTACTCTAAAATGTCTCCTCTGCGCCAGAATACACTGGCTGTTGCTGCTCATGCTGTGAGACACCTGCACTGGCTACTAGGCTTGTCATGACGCACAAAACCCTACCATCTTCAGCTTGACATTGTGCAAGTTATAATTATTCATCCAAATGAATatgtcagagcagcagcagcagacctctcatcagagcaaaagaaaaatacatcaaaacatTATCAACCCAGCAGGAAGACAGGGACCATAAGGAAAATTACCCATTTTTAATATGGATGCCATAAAGCCATGTCTATTATTATacggagattaaaaaaaaaaaaaaaaaaagaaaaaaaagaaagaggaaaaaaacccagccacccAACAACCCCTCAAGTTTAAAGTCCACGAGCGCTGAAAAGAACCTGAAACAGGCAACATCACACACACgggggtggaaaaaaataaattacctgaaagctatttatattttctttcttaggaTTTTATATTCTAATAGCGCAATTGCATAATTTTAGTGAAGCTTTGTCAGTTTTTACATTAAAGATGACcaacaaatattaaaattaagACCTATCAGTATCAAAACTTCACGTTATTTTGCTAGAAAATAGGCATAGCGTGTTCTTTGTCCCTTTTAGGAACCAAAATTTTTAACCGCTTCAGGACCTGCCGAATTCTGCTCCCAATGCTGTTTCAGCATCCGCTAAGCTTAACCCTTATTTTGAGAATAAATACCATTTACACAATTACTACACGCAGTTTTTTCCAGAAGCGTTAGGTTCATGCCAGCCGCGCAGATAAGGTCAATTTTCAAAACCGGCTGTACAATAAAGCATTTCCAGCAGCACAAGGCCCGGGTCACTGGTACTTGGTCCAGTATCACAGCAGGCCGTCTGCAGCTGGAATCAGTAGCTCACGATTTCAAAACAGAGTCTTCAGTTCTGTACAAACACCTATTGTTCTTGCTTTCAAATAGTCCATAGGTCATTCGAACTGGACAATTATTTTAAGATCTCAAGCATTAGAATGTCATATTTTTAACATTAGATTTTTGCTTGCTTGTGGTGTCAACATTAATACATTCACTCCCACCTTTAACTCGTCAAAGGTGGCTACTTCATATCATGtttttcaagaacattttattaaaacagaagtcCAGCCAGTAGCTTTAAAACGACTACCAGTAAACACAGAGAAGCAATGACTGCCAAGGATATTTGAAATGTTGTTAATTTGAGGCAATGTACATTGCCAggctgtaaaattaataaaatactattaaaaGTCTGTATAAAGTTCGAGGTTAGAAACAGTACTTGAAATCCTGCCTGTAGTATATGGAATCCAGtataatttaatggaaaaataatatcaTCTGTTTAAATTGTTCCAAACCATACCGGTGAATCAAAACCTAAAAATACAGACGACGCTAAATGTCTCTTTCATTTGCAATGGCCCATTCTTGCAGGTATTCCCTCAAGCACTCACATTGGAGGATCTGAGGTGACACACGAAACCGACAGCTTTGCAGGCAAAATTATATGCCCGTCTCAAAATCATTCTGGTGCGACCTTTCAGCCATGGTCCCTATGTAAATTCAGTACCCTAAGACAGGCTTTATTGATGGGTAGAAATCCTCGCGAGAGTTAAAATTATGAAATGCCATAATTTATGTAGAATCTATTTGCCctgaattaaatgaaattaaacatcAACTATTTTCTAGAGATAACTCAAATTAACTTACATCTAAGTGGTCACATTTAAATCCATTTAATCAAGTACACACGCTCTATTAAGGAAAAAAGATACATGACATAATGCAAGAGAGACTAGAAAAAGACAACGGCTCTTGGTTCTTTATGTTACCAGTATCAGTTAAATTATGAAATCAGATTTCTCTTAAGCATTTTCCTGTTGTTCTTTTGATCGTAGCTGAGAAAGTTTTGTTATGTTATGGAAACTATATGGGATATCAAACGGGGAGACCGCATTTTTTCAATGTCTGTCAATTCAGAGGGTGCTTCTTTTCTGTAAGACACGGTTTCTCATGCATGCTTTTTCCTAATGTCTCCCCTAAAGAGAGTTCAGATGTATGAACAGCTTAAGAAAAAACCAGCTAGAGTGAGTGCAAAGCACGCAACACGCAAGGTATATTTATATGGCAAGGAAAATACTTAAAACACTACCATAAGGAATATGGAGTTCAGCATTATTACATTGACATAAGCATGTGTAAAAGTTAAATGCACACAGGGAAAAAAGCTGGAGTTAAAGAAATCCAGCCCCTCATCGCTACCTACATACTGCATATGTATCTCAGTCCGTAAAAAAAGCTGTGGAGTACGGCAGTTTACCTGTGGCATCCAAGAAACAGCAAACGGAACAGGAAAATCCACAAGGCAGTCCGGTGGTTCTGTTGGATactgaaggagggaaagaaaacacagtttttcttttaaagtgatttaaaaatcagACTGATACTCAGCTGCCAAATTTGATAGCGAAATATGAACACTTCAAGCATCTTGAGAACTTGGCTCTTAGAGGAAACAGTATGTAaatcattttcagaaatagtTATGAATGTTAATTatcatttaaagaagaaatctaCATGTAAACAGTTTTTATAAATCAGCTTTTAGTAAGGGCAAGAGAACCAGTTTTATGTGTTCAGTGTTCACaaagacacattaaaaaagaactgaagacaaaaaagatcaaatattttaaaaaaaaaaataatctcgaTTACCTCTACTGGATAGGAGAATGTAAAAAACCaagcaaataaaaccaacccTCACGTGAGTCAAGaactaattttcatttaaacTAGAATATTTGCTCCGATTGGcgacattttttgttttgaaactgaaataatcAAGAGTATGTATATAACTATTTAGAAAGAGATGAATGAAAATACCCAAATGACCACACCCAGAATTAAAACAACTCCCTGCCCTAAATTAACAGGTAccagtgaggaaaagaaaaaaatgctgcattatGAAAACTGAAGCTATAAAAGGTTTGATAAGCCCAGAAATAACCACTATCCATTACCCTAGTAAACCTATTGCTGTTCAGCATCCAAGATGAATTCggtggaaaaaaatggtttttactgaaaaataaatgtagcaaaggaaagaaacatctaATTACAAATAAATGGTGTCCTTTCTCAGAGCACCTATCCAAAATTTTATTCACCTAAGAAGTTGCCTCCTTTAGTCCTATGCAACCTTTCAAATTCTACCAATGATGCACACAGCAGTTTTATAGAAATTGTACTAGCATTGCATAAACTGCCAACACAGGAAAACCTTAGAGAGaatcttattttctgaaaaaaagtccCAGCTTCTTCACAGAATTAAAGAGAGTTAAGACAAAGAGGTGAAGTTTAGCTGTGCTGCTTCCCGTAACCACCTTCCATCCAAAGTAAACCTCTGGACATAGATATTGTCCTTATTTACCAGACAGCTGGCAATtaatttatcagatttttttaaatgtgtttttattttaagtaaaatgtaATGCTACAGTAGTTACTTTCAAATTGTTCTCTATGGCAGAGAGCAAAAAAGAGACATAGCTTCCCTACAGCATCCATTCTTCATTGctttgattttaataataatCTAGTGGATTTATGGATTTCACAAAAATTTGTTTAAACCTGCTTTTTAATTTGCCTTAATTTGTGGTTTCTGTTAAGGTATCCACATTCTGAAGAGAACGCCTACAACTTGAGTATCTTGTGGTTTACCATTTCACCAAGTTGGAGTCAGCCAAGTTAAATAACAGTGACGGAGCGAGAAGCGGAACAGCTGATTTGGAGCGGAGGCGGTTACAAGCTGGAGCTGTATCTCCGCAGTAGCTGTTGCAGTTCCTTTGCCTGTACTGTTACTGGAGGCGTTGTAGTCTTGGTGGGTTTGTATTGTaggtattatttttcattaaatactatGCTTGCATAGAAATATACCTGTTTTCGATGTATGAAAGTATGCCTAGAACAAACTAAGAACAATAACAATTTTTCCGCAGGATTTGTTTTAGGACTACCTCGTTTAAATCCCAGCAGCATTAGACAATTACGTGTTTACTTTCTTGGTAAGTAAATTCATTTTATACAGTCTTTTGTAGGCTGCCTTTGAAAAAGTGCTTGCAAACAGATTCTACTAACTTTatattacttgaaaaaaaaaaaaacaaaccgaaaaACCTACAGCACTTTCCCCctgcattttgtcaaattttctgTAAGAGCACAATATTGTACTGTGCACCAGATAATTGCCAAGAATTATGCAACAATTCCATACATATGTACATAATGCTTTTAGCCCTTGCAGAGTAAAATGCTATGTAAAATAAAGCAAGTGATTTCCCAGGAGACAGTATTTTGAAATACTATACCAGAGTATATCAATGACATCATATGTTATTACAGTTACATTTGAATTTGTATGTCTGAAATCATATATTACATTTTTGAGCATGCATCTAACTTtatctagaaaaaatattttcataacccTTGCCAAATCATTCAGATAATTACCAAAGCATCTCGATT containing:
- the FANCL gene encoding E3 ubiquitin-protein ligase FANCL; the protein is MAAPAALLRHCPLLLPQDREGTAYEGFVTAQGRDFHIRIRLPMDFQLKNARIECSWHLKKILHGYRHILKQRLHSCPDLVSFMVELKTVLEIALKNTQDLHVPRPPEYYSCLVRDLEILGWNKVAYVDTGLATIKLKAEDSCGRQHLITLKLNAKYPTEPPDCLVDFPVPFAVSWMPQNSLIDIYNQFLAALESLKEFWDAMDEIDGQTWVLEPENPARAATTRRIAIGTNVSVNIEVDPRHPNMLPECYFLGADHAVNPLRMKLNNNMHLWDPEISLLQNLKDLLEIDFPSRAVIEKSDFAKDCGICYAYRLNGTTPDHVCDDPRCGQPFHQTCLYEWLQGLPSSRQSFNVIFGECPYCNKPLTLKSSVKKL